A stretch of Passer domesticus isolate bPasDom1 chromosome 23, bPasDom1.hap1, whole genome shotgun sequence DNA encodes these proteins:
- the LOC135285503 gene encoding uncharacterized protein LOC135285503: MGSSLSQQLCCVLCERCREQEAANAESSETKPILQSPGDTRTFLDTRTFLDTQPSTPALKVPKLGSKELLQDHQASADALEENGEPCSPAEGWEPAWNPMDFFAAPADEEAEGEVEDLSQQEKVGETEEEIKPIAAVPVGDTALGAEAGSEGAPCAGITLQEGNIPSLVELSSDAEAEPEPPADTLGALVGRDLSLCAVQVAGPEPVEGTARAAAAETSPQAAQRAELSCLVEAMSLLTLQSPSEGITRGVAEIYSSSVVSWQPLCPQWASLEPPSQLLDLLKEGMQGTVPPAQAMGSLCCAGLAGVSEILQQPQDGALCELGQEGSRGCTPGPEAELQDGIIQPAVELPEEPATFVPVQQEAELPLVPSSLPEVLGSSGEVEAEKVEA; this comes from the coding sequence ATgggcagcagcctcagccagcagctgtgctgtgtgctctgtgagaggtgcagagagcaggaggcagcaaaCGCAGAGTCCAGCGAGACCAAGCCCATCCTGCAGAGCCCCGGGGACACACGGACATTTTTGGACACACGGACGTTCTTGGACACACAGCCCTCCACCCCAGCCCTGAAGGTCCCCAAACTGGGCTccaaggagctgctccaggaccACCAGGCCTCAGCTGATGCCCTGGAGGAGAATGGAgagccctgctcccctgcagaAGGCTGGGAGCCAGCCTGGAACCCCATGGATTTCTTTGCAGCCCCTGCTGATGAGGAGGCTGAAGGAGAAGTTGAAGATTTAAGCCAGCAGGAGAAAGTGGGTGAGACAGAAGAGGAAATCAAACCTattgctgctgttcctgtgggagacacagccctgggggctgaggctggcagtGAGGGAGCCCCCTGTGCTGGGATAACCCTGCAGGAGGGAAATATCCCCAGCCTCGTGGAGCTCTCCAGCGATGCTGAAGCTGAGCCAGAACCTCCTGCAGACACCCTGGGGGCTCTCGTGGGCAGGGACCTGTCACTGTGTGCTGTGCAGGTGGCAGGGCCCGAGCCCGtggagggcacagccagggctgcagctgctgagacaAGCCCCCAGGCTGCCCaaagggctgagctcagctgtcTGGTGGAAGCCATGTCTCTCCTGACCCTGCAGAGCCCTTCAGAGGGCATAACAAGGGGGGTGGCTGAGATCTATTCCTCTTCTGTGGTGTCctggcagcccctgtgcccaCAGTGGGCGTCTCTGGAGCCACCAAGCCAGCTGCTGGATCTCCTAAAGGAGGGCATGCAGGGCACTGTGCCACCCGCCCAGGCCATGGGgagcctgtgctgtgcagggcttgcAGGAGTGAGTGAGATcttgcagcagccccaggatggagccctgtgtgagctgggacaggaggggagcaggggctgcaccccaggacctgaggcagagctgcaggatgggATCATTCAGCCAGCAGTGGAGCTTCCAGAAGAACCAGCAACTTTTGTTCCTGTACAGCAAGAAGCTGAGCTCCCACTTGTGCCCTCCTCACTGCCTGAAGTGCTTGGGAGCAGTGGGGAAGTAGAGGCTGAGAAAGTTGAAGCTTGA
- the LOC135285538 gene encoding uncharacterized protein LOC135285538, translating to MGGVFGKNKRPCVCPRVVFRAKGRRTARVCCDAATWTGEGRFYSARVGRGPRRPEPPAATMVLEASGSELGEEEGGSDSSPRAQHSEASAPVAAGDTEGAELSQELEVKPHLELLERQELTGETQRSQNPQASSEAEAALHPPGSSLSPEPRRGEQGVTPPTRTTVEVDVHVSADHGEPAQGQADAKPELLRGAGQEAGAGGAAEDTCVGKALWEVPMQEAGDTTDDSCPLEEPELAMKAAEPGEDMTDGQRAAREQGGEGTEGPPDVQLGQGEIGAPEGVEGTAGGAGQAEEMAEPCGDGQRAEESPACLPETQQDEEKIEISSEGEQEEH from the coding sequence ATGGGAGGTGTTTTTGGGAAGAACAAGAGGCCCTGTGTGTGCCCCAGGGTGGTTTTCAGGGCCAAGGGCAGGAGGACGGCGCGGGTGTGCTGCGATGCAGCCACCTGGACTGGGGAGGGCCGCTTCTACTCCGCGCGCGTCGGGAGGGGCCCGAGGCGCCCCGAGCCTCCTGCTGCCACAATGGTGCTGGAAGCTTCTGGAAGTGAACTcggagaggaggaaggaggctCGGATTCCTctcccagggcacagcacagcgaggcctcagcccctgtggctgcTGGAGACACAGAAGGGGCTGAGCTGTCCCAGGAGCTTGAAGTCAAACCTCACCTAGAGCTGCTGGAACGCCAGGAACTCACTGGAGAGACACaaagatcccaaaatccccaggccagcagtgaggctgaagctgctCTGCATCCCCCTGGCAGCTCTTTGTCCCCTGAGCCCCGCCGTGGGGAGCAGGGGGTGACGCCTCCCACTCGCACCACAGTGGAGGTTGATGTCCACGTGTCTGCTGACCACGgggagcctgcccagggccaggctgatGCAAAACCCgagctgctgaggggtgcagggcaGGAGGCCGGGGCTGGCGGTGCTGCAGAGGACACCTGTGTTGGGAAGGCTCTTTGGGAGGTGCCCATGCAGGAGGCAGGTGACACCACAGATGATTCGTGTCCCCTGGAGGAGCCAGAGCTGGCCATGaaggctgcagagccaggagaggaCATGACAGATGGGCAGAGAGCTGCACGAGAGCAGGGGGGAGAAGGAACTGAAGGCCCACCTGATGTCCAGCTGGGACAAGGTGAGATTGGTGCTCCTGAAGGTGTGGAAGGAACTGCTGGTGGGGCAGGGCAAGCTGAAGAGATGGCTGAGCCCTGTGGTGATgggcagagagcagaggagagcccagcctgcctgccAGAAACCCAGCAGGACGAGGAGAAAATCGAAATTAGCAGTGAGGGAGAACAAGAGGAGCACTGA